In Paractinoplanes brasiliensis, the following proteins share a genomic window:
- a CDS encoding peptidylprolyl isomerase codes for MAEKLYAILHTNHGPIRLQLFPDHAPATVRNFVELAEGTKDYTDPRTGQKGSGPYYDGTISHRVIAGFMVQMGDPTGTGRGGPGFQFADEFHPELQFDRPYLLAMANAGPGTNGSQFFITVGPTPHLNRRHTIFGQVADEQSAKVVDSIANTPTGPGDRPREDVVIERVEIERVQD; via the coding sequence GTGGCCGAGAAGCTTTACGCCATCCTGCACACCAACCATGGCCCGATCCGGCTGCAGCTGTTCCCGGATCACGCCCCGGCGACTGTGCGCAACTTCGTGGAGCTCGCTGAGGGCACGAAGGACTACACCGACCCGCGCACCGGTCAGAAGGGCTCGGGGCCGTACTACGACGGCACGATCTCGCACCGCGTCATCGCCGGTTTCATGGTCCAGATGGGTGACCCGACGGGCACCGGCCGCGGCGGACCGGGCTTCCAGTTCGCCGACGAGTTCCACCCGGAGCTGCAGTTCGACCGTCCGTACCTGCTCGCCATGGCGAACGCGGGCCCGGGCACCAACGGCTCGCAGTTCTTCATCACGGTCGGCCCGACCCCGCACCTGAACCGTCGCCACACCATTTTCGGCCAGGTCGCGGACGAGCAGTCGGCCAAGGTCGTCGACTCGATCGCCAACACGCCGACCGGTCCGGGCGACCGTCCGCGCGAGGACGTCGTGATCGAGCGCGTGGAGATCGAGCGCGTTCAGGACTGA
- a CDS encoding magnesium and cobalt transport protein CorA — translation MNRILGTADGHDDRNSRRREGSAVVDCAVYVAGQRLPGRLSPDEALGAARERDDAFVWLGLHEPGLEEMSAIARTYGLHELAVEDAVKAEQRPKLEQFGSVHFLVMRTARYVPHGEITETSQVVETGQMMVFVGEQFVITVRHGDASELGSVRADLESQRADLIEQGPWAVAYAVTDRVVDHYVAVADRVEADLDLIEEGVFSRDHASPIPAIYQMKRELVEFRRAVVPLQRPLGMVVSIVPKRIGRYFRDVQDHLTRTVEQVSSFDDLLNSILQARLAQVTVDQNNDMRKIAAWAAIATVWTAGAGIYGMNFSFMPELRWQYGYPAWWTVILVASVLLYRVFRRSGWL, via the coding sequence ATGAACCGGATCCTCGGCACGGCCGACGGCCACGACGACCGGAACTCAAGGCGCCGGGAGGGCAGCGCGGTCGTCGACTGCGCTGTCTACGTCGCCGGTCAGCGCCTGCCGGGCCGGCTCTCCCCGGACGAGGCGCTGGGCGCGGCGCGCGAGCGTGACGACGCGTTCGTCTGGCTCGGCCTGCACGAGCCGGGCCTGGAGGAGATGAGCGCGATCGCCCGTACGTACGGGTTGCACGAGCTGGCTGTCGAGGACGCGGTCAAGGCCGAGCAGCGGCCCAAGCTGGAGCAGTTCGGCTCGGTGCACTTCCTGGTCATGCGCACCGCCCGGTACGTGCCGCACGGCGAGATCACCGAGACGTCGCAGGTGGTCGAGACCGGGCAGATGATGGTTTTCGTCGGCGAGCAGTTCGTCATCACGGTCCGCCACGGCGACGCCTCGGAGCTGGGCTCAGTCCGGGCCGACCTGGAGTCGCAGCGGGCCGACCTGATCGAGCAGGGCCCGTGGGCGGTGGCGTACGCGGTGACCGACCGGGTGGTCGACCACTACGTGGCGGTGGCCGACCGGGTCGAGGCCGACCTCGACCTGATCGAGGAGGGCGTGTTCTCACGCGATCACGCGAGCCCGATCCCGGCGATCTATCAGATGAAGCGTGAGCTGGTCGAGTTCCGGCGGGCCGTGGTGCCGCTGCAGCGTCCGCTGGGCATGGTGGTGTCGATCGTGCCGAAGCGGATCGGCCGGTACTTCCGGGACGTGCAGGACCATCTGACCCGTACGGTGGAACAGGTCTCGTCCTTCGACGATCTGCTCAACTCGATCCTGCAGGCCCGGCTCGCGCAGGTCACGGTCGACCAGAACAACGACATGCGCAAGATCGCCGCGTGGGCGGCCATCGCGACCGTCTGGACAGCGGGGGCCGGCATCTACGGCATGAACTTCTCCTTCATGCCCGAGCTGCGCTGGCAGTACGGCTATCCCGCGTGGTGGACGGTCATCCTGGTCGCGTCGGTGCTGCTCTATCGGGTGTTCCGCCGCAGCGGCTGGTTGTAG